AATATTTGGTAGCAGACGATTTGTTGATGTGATCCATGAGGAGTTTAATGTGTATTAACTTTAGTCAATTGGCAATAGTTATCGCCCCAGTCTGACAAGACCTGCATAACCGGGATCAGTGTTTGCCCCAGTCCGGTGAGTTGGTATTCTACTTTAGGTGGTGATTCTGCATAAACTTTTCTGGAAATGATGCCATCGCGTTCCAGTTCACGCAATTGTACAGTTAAGGTAGTTTGCGTAATATCCTGCATTTTCTTTCTCAGTTCTCCGAACCTTGCAGGACATTCCTGACGGATTGCATTTAATAAAAGTAATTTCCATTTCCCGCCAATCACCTTCCATGCGTTTGTCATTGAACAGTTATCTTCCGGCTGCCCGTAATTTTCTTGTTTTATAACCAGCTGAGGGTCATCATTAGTACTGTTTTCCATACTTAGTATTGTCCGGCAAACTACTTGTTTAACTTCAATGGAGCTTCCATCTTTGGGTGGTAAAGTTAACCATAATCGGGCGATCGCCCCTATAAAAACATATTAAAATAGCTATGAGCAAGCAAACTTCCAAATGGATAATACTCATTATCCTGTCCTCTTCAATCTTTTTATCCGTTATTGATATCTTCATAGTCAATGTTGCGATACCTGCTATCAAGAAAGGAATTCATGGTACAGACGGCGATATACAACTCGTGATTGCTTTATACCTGCTGGGTTATGCTGCATTTTTAATTACTGGTGGCAGGGCAGGAGATTACTATGGCAAAAAGAACGTTTTTATCGTGGCGATGCTATCGTTTACTTTTGCCTCGCTGTTATGTGGGATTTCTCAAACAGCTTTTCAACTGAATACGGCCCGTTTCTTCCAGGGAATCAGCGCTGCT
The sequence above is drawn from the Pedobacter cryoconitis genome and encodes:
- a CDS encoding winged helix-turn-helix transcriptional regulator, producing the protein MENSTNDDPQLVIKQENYGQPEDNCSMTNAWKVIGGKWKLLLLNAIRQECPARFGELRKKMQDITQTTLTVQLRELERDGIISRKVYAESPPKVEYQLTGLGQTLIPVMQVLSDWGDNYCQLTKVNTH